The Lachnospiraceae bacterium oral taxon 500 genome window below encodes:
- a CDS encoding phage portal protein, whose translation MAVETKRILNGTFGELWLDGDYVAECRKAQAKIEFIKEEIKQCGIFMTDNKIVGGKGTGSLTMYKVNSRMAKKISGMVKDKKDVRFTLISKVADPDAYGTERVAVTGVQFDDLTLFDWEAQKPLETEAPFTFTDYEYLDEIAPR comes from the coding sequence ATGGCTGTAGAAACCAAAAGAATATTAAACGGTACATTCGGAGAACTTTGGCTGGACGGAGATTATGTAGCTGAGTGCCGTAAGGCACAGGCAAAGATTGAGTTTATCAAAGAGGAGATCAAACAGTGCGGTATCTTTATGACCGATAACAAGATCGTAGGGGGCAAGGGTACGGGATCTCTTACGATGTATAAAGTCAACTCCAGAATGGCTAAAAAGATCTCTGGAATGGTAAAGGATAAAAAGGATGTTCGCTTTACCCTCATTAGTAAGGTAGCGGATCCAGATGCTTACGGTACGGAGAGAGTGGCTGTAACTGGAGTACAGTTTGACGATCTTACTCTGTTTGACTGGGAGGCTCAGAAACCTCTGGAAACTGAGGCTCCGTTTACATTTACGGACTATGAGTATTTAGACGAGATCGCTCCCCGCTAA
- a CDS encoding DNA-packaging protein, protein MDSLERCRIILGLSSDNTGKLELLQVYLDKARLDIEAFCRDTFIEDGKDVFPKALKSVQEDLAIQRYRKRGAEGQTSYTLADEQVAFDDPIPTSVEKRLYPYRQLFPRE, encoded by the coding sequence ATGGATAGCTTAGAAAGATGTAGGATTATCTTAGGGCTATCCTCTGATAACACGGGAAAACTTGAGCTATTGCAGGTGTACCTTGATAAGGCAAGGCTGGATATAGAGGCTTTTTGCAGAGATACCTTTATAGAGGACGGTAAGGATGTATTCCCGAAAGCCTTAAAGAGTGTGCAGGAAGATTTAGCTATCCAGCGATACCGAAAACGAGGAGCGGAGGGGCAGACCTCTTACACTTTAGCAGACGAGCAAGTAGCCTTTGATGATCCTATTCCTACAAGTGTGGAAAAGCGGTTATATCCCTACAGGCAACTATTTCCGAGAGAGTGA
- a CDS encoding ADP-ribosylglycohydrolase, with protein MKSSSKETLLAGVMGLAIGDAVGVPYEFKRREDVKRAHLRNMVGYGTHRQEKGTWSDDTSLTLATMAGMSGNIPSLGRVMDNFVAWYKDAKFTAGGVVFDVGGITANAINNYLMGEDIDSCGEDYEYSNGNGSLMRMLPVAYDLWQRKGFVIDSYVVETVGKFSALTHAHPISKEACVFYTGVAMSVLENRSITHQKAITLGVQAVEEYYAKSGGSILLAMREVDSLMERVKAPESSIKSTGFVVDGLEASLWSLYGAKSFIEAITRAVGLGGDTDTIGAITGSLAGLYGGISDIPKDWMKDLKNKELIEEVTADFYRSYN; from the coding sequence ATGAAAAGCTCAAGTAAAGAAACCTTATTAGCGGGTGTAATGGGGCTTGCTATCGGAGATGCTGTAGGAGTACCTTATGAGTTTAAGCGTAGGGAAGATGTAAAAAGAGCCCACCTTAGAAATATGGTAGGATATGGAACTCATAGACAGGAAAAAGGTACTTGGAGTGATGATACCAGCTTAACACTTGCTACTATGGCAGGGATGAGTGGGAATATTCCATCACTTGGTAGAGTAATGGATAATTTTGTAGCTTGGTATAAAGATGCGAAGTTTACCGCCGGGGGTGTAGTGTTTGATGTTGGGGGAATTACCGCAAACGCTATAAATAACTATCTTATGGGGGAAGATATAGACAGTTGCGGAGAAGATTACGAGTATAGTAATGGTAACGGATCGCTTATGCGGATGCTCCCAGTAGCTTATGATCTCTGGCAGAGGAAAGGTTTTGTAATAGATTCATATGTAGTAGAAACCGTAGGAAAATTCTCAGCTCTTACTCACGCTCATCCTATCAGCAAAGAGGCTTGTGTATTCTACACAGGGGTAGCTATGAGTGTTCTGGAAAATCGTAGTATCACTCATCAAAAAGCTATCACTTTAGGAGTACAGGCAGTAGAGGAGTATTATGCTAAGAGCGGGGGATCTATTCTTTTAGCTATGAGGGAAGTAGATAGCCTTATGGAACGAGTAAAGGCCCCAGAAAGCTCTATCAAGAGTACGGGCTTTGTAGTAGATGGCTTAGAGGCGAGCCTGTGGAGTTTATACGGAGCTAAGAGCTTTATAGAGGCGATTACGAGAGCGGTTGGCTTAGGAGGGGATACAGATACCATAGGAGCGATTACAGGCTCATTAGCGGGGCTGTATGGGGGTATTAGTGATATTCCAAAAGATTGGATGAAAGACTTGAAAAACAAGGAACTTATTGAGGAAGTTACAGCGGACTTTTACCGTTCGTATAACTAA
- a CDS encoding phage portal protein produces the protein MVDKEFNVELEESRFSTSFLNSLVETHQKKIAPQYKKFQNLYEGKHKILNRQKKKNKPNNKIVNDYFGQVIDNTVGYFLGNPIILNYTEPTPKKAGVEIDPVDVGVDLEKIDDVEVQSYLDELGVENDKDDLFIEWGKEAMIKGLSHILVYQDEESKTKFMRISPEDLIIVYENSATKKAKYKIRLYDIDTEDTGNTVHYAEVYSATKMELFISKDTNDIGGVGREYCNYKFVEEKPHIYGRLPIVTVYNNEECMSDLEKIETLVADYDKVLSDVSNEFEAFRNAYLMLKNTVINEKSIEKLKDEGIIEVMENGDVKFITKQIQTDALENHLNRLERNIYIFSQVPNLSDEHFANNLSGIAIRFKLFGLETKCIIKERKMEKAIRELVRVLSVPIKVSTGKDISLLNLKVEFTRNVPNNLTEIVDTVTKLDGKVDKETLLSLLPFIDNPKEILEKMENDAKQEKKTSDPYAVDNMQADGNNLFPNLNEAGRMEALGAVIPQPKL, from the coding sequence ATGGTAGATAAAGAGTTTAATGTGGAGCTGGAGGAGAGCAGATTTAGTACATCTTTTCTTAATAGCTTAGTAGAAACTCATCAAAAGAAAATAGCTCCTCAGTATAAGAAATTCCAGAATTTATACGAGGGAAAGCATAAGATTCTTAATAGGCAGAAAAAGAAGAATAAGCCTAATAACAAGATCGTAAATGACTACTTTGGGCAGGTAATTGATAATACGGTAGGCTATTTTTTAGGTAATCCGATTATCCTTAACTACACAGAGCCAACACCGAAAAAAGCAGGAGTAGAGATAGATCCTGTGGATGTAGGCGTAGACTTGGAAAAAATAGATGATGTAGAAGTGCAGAGCTATTTAGACGAGCTGGGCGTAGAAAACGATAAGGACGATCTTTTTATCGAGTGGGGTAAAGAGGCGATGATAAAGGGCTTATCCCATATCTTAGTATATCAAGACGAGGAGAGTAAAACTAAGTTTATGAGGATCTCTCCAGAGGATCTCATTATTGTATATGAGAACAGTGCGACCAAAAAGGCTAAGTACAAAATTAGGCTCTATGATATTGATACGGAGGATACGGGGAACACGGTACATTATGCAGAGGTGTATAGTGCTACCAAAATGGAGCTTTTTATTAGCAAGGATACCAACGATATAGGCGGGGTAGGTAGAGAGTACTGTAACTATAAATTTGTAGAGGAAAAGCCTCACATTTACGGTAGGCTCCCGATTGTAACGGTTTACAATAACGAGGAGTGTATGAGCGATCTGGAGAAGATAGAAACGCTGGTAGCCGATTATGACAAGGTGCTCTCAGATGTATCTAACGAGTTTGAGGCGTTCAGAAATGCCTATCTTATGCTTAAAAATACTGTTATCAATGAGAAAAGTATAGAAAAGCTAAAAGATGAGGGCATAATCGAAGTGATGGAAAACGGAGATGTTAAGTTTATTACAAAACAAATCCAGACGGATGCTCTGGAAAATCATCTGAATAGGCTTGAGCGTAACATTTACATCTTTTCACAGGTGCCTAACCTCTCAGATGAGCATTTTGCAAATAATCTTAGTGGTATTGCAATTCGTTTTAAGTTATTTGGACTTGAAACAAAGTGTATTATCAAAGAGCGTAAAATGGAAAAGGCGATAAGGGAGCTGGTAAGGGTGCTTAGTGTGCCAATTAAGGTATCCACAGGGAAAGATATTAGCTTACTTAACCTCAAAGTAGAGTTTACAAGAAATGTACCTAATAACTTAACGGAAATTGTAGACACTGTTACTAAATTGGACGGAAAAGTGGATAAGGAAACGCTCCTTAGCTTGTTACCTTTTATTGATAATCCAAAAGAGATATTAGAAAAGATGGAGAACGATGCGAAACAGGAGAAAAAGACCTCAGATCCGTATGCAGTAGATAATATGCAGGCGGACGGTAATAATCTTTTCCCTAATCTTAATGAGGCGGGGAGAATGGAGGCTTTAGGGGCGGTAATACCTCAGCCGAAATTATAA
- a CDS encoding DUF2634 domain-containing protein, with translation MSLFPFATDAELELITPEVTASSIREYEIDFKNNRLTGKIVEGVDALCVWAYLALKAKRYRWLIYSWGYGNEVYELIGGSYSEEFIQSECRRYMEECLLENEHITGIEDLDVTQEKDTLYIKFRLVTDLGSKEVEMNV, from the coding sequence ATGAGTTTATTCCCATTCGCAACAGATGCGGAGCTTGAGCTCATTACGCCAGAGGTAACAGCCTCCTCTATTAGAGAGTATGAGATTGATTTTAAGAATAATCGGCTCACAGGGAAAATAGTAGAGGGGGTAGATGCTCTCTGTGTATGGGCTTACTTAGCTCTTAAGGCAAAAAGATACCGCTGGCTTATTTATAGCTGGGGGTACGGTAATGAAGTGTATGAGCTCATCGGAGGCTCTTACAGCGAGGAATTTATACAGAGCGAGTGTAGGCGGTATATGGAGGAGTGCTTATTGGAAAATGAGCACATAACAGGAATTGAAGATTTGGATGTAACTCAAGAAAAGGATACGCTGTATATCAAGTTTCGACTTGTTACAGACTTGGGAAGTAAGGAGGTGGAAATGAATGTATGA
- a CDS encoding phage tail protein yields the protein MGLPDIVIEFSKKAVVAIQSGTLGVVGIILKDAKNRGAMVLRGVEDIPTGSSAFNATNTAFLERVFLGAPSKVIVYTLPASAENYQEAFKYFGTVKVNYLCGAPDISTQDVTAFTTWIKDTRKKTARRPVAVLPNTVANEKGVISFKVVNATSSDKIEVGEKKFTEGEYCSRIAGLIAGLDLRLSSTFKPLDEVTGIPVADEEEVDTAIDAGHLTLYNDGERIVIARGVNSLTSVAEMDTEDLKKIKILAIQDLIETDIYSTINRYYIGNYSNSYDNKCLLITAIKGYLKGLEATEGGRGYLKADSSTVEINVAKQKLYLESIGVDTSEMDEQAIKEANTGSRVFLKGKISILDAIEDVDIFINKE from the coding sequence ATGGGCTTACCAGATATTGTAATTGAGTTTTCAAAGAAAGCCGTTGTAGCCATTCAGAGTGGTACTCTGGGGGTTGTAGGCATTATCCTCAAGGATGCTAAAAACAGAGGAGCTATGGTGCTTAGAGGGGTGGAGGATATTCCGACTGGTAGCAGTGCCTTTAATGCAACCAATACCGCTTTTCTGGAAAGGGTATTCTTAGGGGCTCCGAGTAAGGTAATTGTATATACCTTGCCGGCAAGTGCGGAGAACTATCAAGAGGCTTTTAAGTACTTTGGTACAGTAAAAGTAAATTATCTCTGTGGTGCTCCAGACATTTCCACGCAGGATGTTACAGCGTTTACTACTTGGATTAAGGACACGAGGAAAAAGACAGCCCGAAGACCTGTAGCAGTACTCCCCAACACGGTGGCTAACGAAAAAGGCGTTATCAGCTTTAAGGTAGTAAATGCTACCTCAAGCGATAAGATTGAAGTAGGGGAGAAAAAGTTTACTGAGGGCGAGTACTGTAGCAGGATCGCAGGCTTGATCGCAGGATTAGACCTTAGATTATCCAGTACATTCAAGCCTTTGGATGAGGTTACTGGAATACCAGTAGCAGACGAGGAGGAAGTAGATACCGCTATTGATGCAGGACATCTCACTCTCTATAATGATGGAGAGCGTATTGTTATTGCAAGAGGAGTAAACTCCCTTACCTCAGTAGCGGAAATGGATACGGAAGATCTTAAGAAGATTAAGATCCTTGCTATTCAAGATCTCATTGAAACCGACATCTACAGCACGATCAATAGGTACTATATCGGCAACTATTCTAACAGTTACGATAATAAGTGCTTGCTGATTACAGCTATTAAAGGCTACCTCAAGGGCTTAGAGGCAACAGAGGGAGGTAGGGGGTATCTCAAGGCAGATAGCTCTACAGTAGAGATCAATGTAGCTAAACAAAAGCTGTATCTGGAGAGTATCGGGGTAGACACCTCAGAGATGGATGAGCAGGCTATCAAAGAGGCTAACACAGGCTCAAGAGTATTCCTCAAAGGTAAGATCAGTATCCTTGATGCCATTGAAGATGTTGACATTTTCATTAACAAGGAATAA
- a CDS encoding phage tail protein: protein MYEDQTYEAILDRTLARVSTDVDKREGSLVMNAVAPTSAEHANIYILLDSAIKNGYVATADIREFIELGCRQRGIIPFEATQAILKGKFNMKIPVGSRFSHDELNYIVVKFIEEKEKFFYYQIKCETFGEIGNKSFGELNPIDFFHKDLEGELMELLIPAEDEESDVSLKQRYDNSFKSEAYNWNKQDYKEKTKALGGVGGCIVKSVWNGAGTVKLLIIDSEYNKATPVLTERVENILDPDPKGQGNGLVPIGHTVTVVTPDTVTLQIRVRITFQDGHDWNSKKALINKALQDYFLEMRKNWENDTLIVRISQIENRILNVEGVLDVANTTINSVPDNYTVQNNQLPILGGIENVG, encoded by the coding sequence ATGTATGAGGATCAAACATACGAGGCGATATTAGACAGAACGCTGGCAAGAGTTTCTACTGATGTGGATAAGCGAGAGGGCTCTTTAGTAATGAACGCTGTAGCTCCTACATCGGCGGAGCACGCTAATATCTATATCTTACTGGATAGCGCTATTAAAAATGGCTATGTGGCTACAGCGGATATTAGAGAGTTTATTGAGCTTGGATGTAGACAGCGTGGGATAATTCCTTTTGAGGCTACACAGGCGATACTCAAGGGTAAATTCAATATGAAAATCCCTGTAGGCTCAAGGTTTAGCCACGATGAACTCAACTACATTGTCGTAAAATTCATTGAAGAAAAGGAAAAATTTTTCTACTACCAAATAAAATGTGAAACATTCGGAGAAATCGGTAATAAGAGTTTTGGAGAGCTTAATCCTATTGACTTTTTCCACAAGGATCTGGAGGGAGAGCTTATGGAGCTACTTATCCCAGCAGAGGACGAGGAGAGCGATGTAAGCCTAAAACAACGGTATGATAACTCATTTAAGAGTGAGGCGTACAACTGGAATAAGCAGGACTACAAGGAAAAAACTAAGGCACTTGGGGGCGTTGGAGGGTGTATCGTAAAATCGGTGTGGAATGGTGCTGGAACAGTTAAATTACTTATTATTGATAGTGAGTACAACAAGGCTACCCCCGTTCTTACAGAAAGGGTTGAGAATATATTAGACCCAGATCCAAAAGGGCAAGGAAACGGACTTGTTCCAATAGGGCATACTGTAACAGTAGTTACACCAGATACAGTAACTCTCCAGATTAGAGTTAGGATTACTTTTCAAGACGGGCATGACTGGAACAGTAAAAAAGCGTTAATTAATAAGGCTTTGCAGGATTATTTTTTAGAAATGAGGAAAAATTGGGAAAATGATACCTTAATAGTGAGGATATCTCAAATTGAAAATCGTATCCTCAATGTTGAGGGAGTGCTGGATGTAGCGAATACTACAATAAACTCAGTACCGGATAATTACACTGTACAGAATAATCAACTCCCAATTTTAGGAGGTATAGAAAATGTCGGCTAA